From Watersipora subatra chromosome 8, tzWatSuba1.1, whole genome shotgun sequence, a single genomic window includes:
- the LOC137402327 gene encoding uncharacterized protein, giving the protein MSEDAQTDTPAAQQPRVPPLRIKVDNPKSLDFANAATEWSDWLRRFKRFCNISGLAYQSNEVQVDTLLYIMGRESDDIYDQLEFDEEEERTLDVVTEAFTQYFQPRRNVLHYRTQFYQRKQGADESAEEYIRAIHALASKCRFSTGLTQTDMVKDRLLSGMIDTSLSSELQLNEDVSLATVTSKMRAKETISMQMQNETKVAAVKLGSSKSKFNKAGVSKQAGGIIRDCRYCGRSHAPRSCPAFGKNCKLCEKPNHFAAVCKQKLRQTDEVTVDRENSEYSDQFFIQSSDTVHAIEQSSYRSVFVDGFLLDDGCDVSSVDSEWLIELVCNGNDI; this is encoded by the coding sequence CAGCGGCACAACAGCCTAGAGTGCCTCCACTGAGAATTAAAGTTGACAATCCTAAGTCTCTTGATTTTGCTAACGCTGCTACTGAATGGTCTGACTGGCTCAGACGCTTCAAGAGGTTTTGCAATATAAGTGGATTGGCATATCAAAGCAATGAAGTGCAGGTTGACACTCTTTTGTACATTATGGGGCGAGAGAGTGATGACATATATGATCAGTTGGAGTTTGATGAAGAAGAAGAGAGGACACTTGATGTTGTTACAGAAGCGTTTACTCAGTACTTTCAGCCACGAAGGAATGTTTTGCACTATAGAACTCAATTTTATCAACGTAAACAAGGCGCTGATGAAAGTGCTGAAGAGTACATTAGGGCCATACATGCATTGGCATCTAAATGTAGATTTAGCACCGGGCTTACACAAACTGACATGGTCAAAGATAGGCTCCTTTCTGGAATGATAGATACATCATTGAGCTCTGAACTTCAACTTAATGAGGATGTTTCACTAGCCACAGTCACCTCTAAAATGAGAGCTAAAGAAACTATTTCAATGCAAATGCAAAATGAAACTAAAGTAGCTGCTGTTAAGCTAGGTTCATCAAAGTCAAAATTCAATAAAGCAGGCGTTTCTAAACAGGCAGGAGGCATAATACGTGATTGCCGATACTGTGGTAGATCACATGCTCCTCGTTCATGTCCCGCGTTTGGTAAAAATTGTAAACTGTGCGAAAAACCCAATCATTTTGCAGCTGTTTGCAAGCAGAAACTCCGACAAACCGATGAGGTGACTGTAGACAGAGAAAATTCCGAATATTCAGATCAATTTTTTATACAGTCTAGTGATACGGTACATGCTATTGAACAGAGTTCTTATAGGAGTGTATTTGTCGATGGTTTTTTGCTAGATGATGGTTGTGATGTCTCTAGTGTTGATAGTGAATGGCTAATCGAGCTTGTGTGTAATGGAAATGACATTTGA